In Humulus lupulus chromosome 6, drHumLupu1.1, whole genome shotgun sequence, a single genomic region encodes these proteins:
- the LOC133785485 gene encoding uncharacterized protein LOC133785485, with product MPMKQLEAQPDLLNQFMTETRAFIRILETQIDQLDTLMKNRAQGNFPSTTEVNAKEQCNAISLRSGTQYDEPRKNESEEVNQEQKIKGTRLQKNKLGKQFSKFFDVFQKLLIGISFVEALEQTPSYVKFVKEIMSKKRKLGDHEIVALTEECSAILQKKLPSKLKDPSSFNILCFIGGSVLTNALFDLGSSVNLMPL from the exons ATGCCCATGAAACAACTCGAAGCACAACCTGATTTACTAAATCAATTCATGACTGAAACCAGGGCATTTATAAGGATTTTGGAGACTCAGATTGATCAGTTGGATACTTTGATGAAAAACAGGGctcaaggaaattttcctagCACTACTGAGGTAAACGCAAAAGAGCAATGCAATGCAATATCTTTGAGGAGTGGAACACAGTATGATGAGCCAAGAAAGAATGAGTCAGAGGAGGTGAATCAGGAACAAAAGATAAAAGGCACA aggcttcaaaagaataagCTTGGCAAGCAGTTTTCCAAGTTTTTTGATGTATTTCAAAAGCTTCTCATTGGCATATCTTTCGTTGAAGCACTTGAACAAACacctagttatgtgaagtttgtGAAAGAAATTatgtcaaagaaaaggaaactGGGGGACCATGAGAtagtggcacttactgaggagtgtaGTGCGATACTTCAGAAGAAGCTACCTTCCAAGCTTAAAGATCCTAGTAGTTTCAATATCCTATGCTTTATAGGGGGCTCAGTGCTGAcaaatgctttatttgatttagggtccagtgtgaatctaatgcctctatAA